One Natrinema longum genomic window, ACCACTCGTTGGAGGCCTCGATGACCTCGTACTCCTCGGCGGCGGCCGCACTGCCGGTCGCCAACCCGCCACCGACGACGGATGCCGCACCCGTCAGCTTCAGATACGATCGGCGGTCGAGTAATCCGTTATTACCGGTCGTATCGCCGCTCTCAGAGCTTCTATCAGCTAAATCGTCGTCATCCGATACCGAATTGTCGCGTGCCATGCGTTCGGGTAACGATAGTATTCCCCCATAAACTTTCCGCTTAACTCTGTATAAAATAAACTGAATATCACAATTTCGTTGTTATTTATTACTTAATATATGATATTCTATTACATTTGTTTTATATTCGGATCAGCACACTGCGGCGAGGTAATAGCGTATTACCGGCGTTCCATCCGAATACCCGGACGCTCTCCGGCGTCGACCAGTCGGCACGAACGAAGGACGACGGCGTGGGTCTCGAGACCGATTGTCAGTTGCCGGAGGATTCTCTCCCGTGTCCGTTTCGGTTGCGCGAGTACGTCCTCTTAGGACGGGACAGAGCGGAAAGCAACGATCTCGGTCGGTAGAAGCTGATAGCGCCAAGCGATCAGCGTCACGAACGAATGTGGATCGATACCGATCAGTACTGACTCTGATGCGGCGGCTGCAGGATCGACCCGTTCGACGCTGCAGTTCAACTGCAAGATGCGACTACATGTAGGCACTGATCTCGTACACGTCGACGAGACCACTGGCGATCGACAGTCCTGCCCAGACGACGACGCCAGCGGCGATGACCGCGAGCAGGGTGACGATCCCGGTGACGAACGGCTGTAACGCGACGACCGCAACCGTCATCGCGGCAGTCACGCCGACAGCGGCCCCGGTCGACCTCGCGATCCGATGCCAGTGGAGGGCGAGTTCCCGGTCGATGAGGACCACGTTGTAGAGCACCATGATTCCGTAACAGAGGGCCGTCGACATCGCCGCGCCGACGATGCCGATCGCCGGGATCAACACGAGGTTCAGTCCGAAGTTCAACGCCCCGGTGACGCCCTTCCCGATCGCGCGTTCGGTCGCCCGGCCCAGATAATCGAGGCTGTCGTTCGTGATCTTATCGATCGCCTGAAACAGGACGAAGACACTGAACACCTGCAAGACCGGCGCAGCGCCGATGAACTCCTCGCCGAAGACGAACCGAACGCCGGGTTCCGCCAGGAGCACGATCCCGGCGACCGCCGGCAGGTACAGCAAAAGGACGTACTCGAGCGATTGCTCGTAAACCCGCGCCGCTCGCTCGAGTCGCTCGGCGGATTTGTGCTCCCCGAACGTGGGCGCGACGGTAAACCCCAGCGAGTCCGCGGGCGCGATCACGAACGTCGAGATCTGTTTGGCGAGCTCGTAGAAGCCGACCGCGACCGGCGTCAGGAAGAACCCGACCATCAGCGTGTCGACGCGTTTGTACAACACGTTCGCACCCTGTGATGCCGTCAACGGCAGGCTGTACCGCGCGATCCGCGTCGAGAGGCCGGGCTCGCTCGAGTCGGCCGTCGGATACGACGAGAGGACCCGATAGAGAAAGACGCCGCCGACGACGACGGAGACGAAATAGCCGGCGATGAAGCCGGCCAGCGCACCGTACGCGCCGAAGCCGGCGATCGCGAAGAGCGCGATGAAGCCGAGTCGGCCGACGCTCGAGACCGTACTGGTCGCCGCAGTCAGCGTGACCCGTCCGAACCCCTGGAACGCGATCAGCAGGTAGCCGTGGGCGACCTTGACGACGATGTAGACGAGCCCCAGCGCCAGCAGCGGTTCCAGCCGCGGTTCGCCGTACGCACCGGCGATCGCGTCGCGAAAGAGGAAAAAGAGGAGACAGACGAGCGAGACGGTGACGACGTTGAATCCGATCGACGACCGAACGACGTGACGGATCTGGGACTCGTCGGTCTCCCGGTACTCGGTGACGAACTTCGCCATCGATTTCGGGATTCCGAGGGTCCCAAACAGGGTTGCGATCGAAAAGACGGCGATGGCGAGGAAGACGAGCCCGTACTCGTCGGGAGAGAGGAACACGCGCGTGAGCAACAGGGTGATCGCCCCCTGTGCGCCGAGTCGAAGCAGTTCCGCACCGAAGGTGGCCTTGACTCCGCGGACGAGACGCTGTGAGAGTGACATGACGAGTGAGGGGCAGGGGTACCGACCGGCGATCGGCTACAGGTCCGTGGCGACGGAGGGCTCGTCCTCTCGGGGCTCCTGGCCGGCGGGTGCCTCCGCCACGCGCTCCTCGCGGCGTGGCCGTGCGGCATCGCGGATCTCCTCCATGATACGGATCGTCCACTTCGATTGCTCGAGGGGAACGGGGACGGCGGCGTCATCCTCGATCGCGTCGACGAATCCGTCGAAGATCGCACAGTGGGAGTCCGTCGCGGTTTCGGCCTCCCAGCTGTCGTCGAACCGCGATACGGCGACCGATTTCGCGTTCTCGAGCGTGCTGGTGACCTGCGCCAGGGACACGTCGATGCTCTTCTTCGACCGGGCGATGACTGACGAGGTGTAATCCTCGTCGATCTCGTAGAGCGACTGGTTGATCTCGTCGAGGACGATCGACTTCTCGGTCCCCGTGATCACGTGGAGGCGCTGGGGCAGCGTCCCCGAGAGCATGGTCACGTTACAGAGCGTGCCGTCCGCCGAGACGTACTGCGCCTGCGCCTGATCGTACTCGAAGCCGTCCTCGTAGTCCCTCGAGAGGACCGTCTGTGCGGAGATGTCGTCGTCGCGTTCGGGCCACCCGCCGACGCCGAGGATCGAGTAGATCGGATGGGGGAGCCCCTCCTCGAACTCGCCGCCGGGGAGTTCGAACACCCACGACCCCCGGTTGACCTGATCCGGCGGCGTCAGTCCCGCATAGAGGACGTCGACGGA contains:
- a CDS encoding flippase; translation: MSLSQRLVRGVKATFGAELLRLGAQGAITLLLTRVFLSPDEYGLVFLAIAVFSIATLFGTLGIPKSMAKFVTEYRETDESQIRHVVRSSIGFNVVTVSLVCLLFFLFRDAIAGAYGEPRLEPLLALGLVYIVVKVAHGYLLIAFQGFGRVTLTAATSTVSSVGRLGFIALFAIAGFGAYGALAGFIAGYFVSVVVGGVFLYRVLSSYPTADSSEPGLSTRIARYSLPLTASQGANVLYKRVDTLMVGFFLTPVAVGFYELAKQISTFVIAPADSLGFTVAPTFGEHKSAERLERAARVYEQSLEYVLLLYLPAVAGIVLLAEPGVRFVFGEEFIGAAPVLQVFSVFVLFQAIDKITNDSLDYLGRATERAIGKGVTGALNFGLNLVLIPAIGIVGAAMSTALCYGIMVLYNVVLIDRELALHWHRIARSTGAAVGVTAAMTVAVVALQPFVTGIVTLLAVIAAGVVVWAGLSIASGLVDVYEISAYM
- a CDS encoding Gfo/Idh/MocA family protein, whose protein sequence is MVVRTAVVGAGTVSRAHLAGARNNPDMELIAVCDLDEDLARERAREFGTMAVTDFTELLDELDCLHVCTPVQTHFEIARQAIEAGVAVIIEKPATVTAEEVEELQALSRDHETPATVIHNHLFYPAVRKARELIDAGELGEIRSVDVLYAGLTPPDQVNRGSWVFELPGGEFEEGLPHPIYSILGVGGWPERDDDISAQTVLSRDYEDGFEYDQAQAQYVSADGTLCNVTMLSGTLPQRLHVITGTEKSIVLDEINQSLYEIDEDYTSSVIARSKKSIDVSLAQVTSTLENAKSVAVSRFDDSWEAETATDSHCAIFDGFVDAIEDDAAVPVPLEQSKWTIRIMEEIRDAARPRREERVAEAPAGQEPREDEPSVATDL